A window of the Myxococcus fulvus genome harbors these coding sequences:
- a CDS encoding c-type cytochrome, whose amino-acid sequence MRTRELGGRPRQERTLVPIIPLLALLAAPAALAQGTARQGAQLFTQRCATCHSMGEGDRIGPDLHGVLERRDEAWVTRFIKSPGALIDSGDPVATELLAKFNGVRMPDQALSDAERDSLYAFIRDCTQKGKGGCKPSPAEKMGTDATPEEVARGRRLFEGAESLKNGGAACIGCHDVRGLGVAGGGTLGPNLTFAFARMGEKGMRPALAKLEGPMMGPLYAKAPLDEEEQYAIKAYLADVSRDGSRPRGDRDFFYLGVVGMAAVLGFIGVMFSAPSTRGLS is encoded by the coding sequence ATGCGGACACGTGAGCTGGGAGGACGGCCGCGTCAGGAGCGAACGCTCGTCCCCATCATTCCGCTCCTGGCCCTGTTGGCGGCGCCGGCCGCGCTGGCGCAGGGCACCGCGCGCCAGGGCGCTCAGCTCTTCACCCAGCGGTGCGCCACGTGCCACTCGATGGGCGAGGGTGACCGGATTGGCCCCGACCTCCACGGCGTGCTGGAGCGCCGCGACGAGGCCTGGGTCACGCGCTTCATCAAGAGCCCCGGCGCGCTCATCGACTCAGGCGACCCGGTGGCCACCGAGCTGCTCGCGAAGTTCAACGGCGTGCGCATGCCGGACCAGGCGCTCTCCGACGCGGAGCGCGACAGCCTCTACGCCTTCATCCGCGACTGCACCCAGAAGGGGAAGGGCGGCTGCAAGCCCTCGCCCGCGGAGAAGATGGGCACGGACGCCACGCCGGAGGAGGTGGCCCGGGGCCGCCGGCTCTTCGAGGGCGCGGAGTCGCTGAAGAACGGCGGCGCGGCCTGCATCGGCTGCCACGACGTGCGCGGGCTGGGCGTGGCCGGCGGCGGCACGCTGGGTCCCAACCTCACCTTCGCGTTCGCGCGGATGGGCGAGAAGGGCATGCGTCCCGCGCTGGCGAAGCTGGAGGGGCCGATGATGGGGCCGCTCTACGCGAAGGCGCCGCTCGACGAGGAGGAGCAGTACGCCATCAAGGCATACCTCGCGGACGTGTCCCGCGATGGCAGCCGTCCCCGGGGGGACCGTGACTTCTTCTACCTGGGAGTCGTCGG